ATCCTCGCTGGAATCATAAACCACGAGCTTGGTGTTTCGGGAGCCGATATCGATGCCGAGACTTATCATAGCAAGATGTGGGACCATTGATTTGAATTTTGCAACCATTTTTCCGCCACCTGGCCGATTTCTTCCAGGGTGACGGCGCGAATACGCTGTTCTCGGCGCAGAAAATAGTCTGGGTCATAGCCCAAAGCGCCGAGACTTGAAAGCATAAGAGCTTGGAGGGATGGGCTTTCCGCTTCAAAACGGTTCATTCCGCAGAGATAGTTTTGGGCGCGCAGTAGTTCGCTTTCCTCAACTCCGTGGGCGCAGACCTCGGCAATCACTTCGCGGGTGAGCTTGAGACAGGCTTGGGCGTCGTCGGGGTCGCTGAAAGAATAGGCGTACCACCAGCCGAGTTCCTTTGTACTATTGTATTCCAGGCCGGTTTGATAGGCATAGCCATATTTTTCGCGGACGAGATTGAACAGCCGGGAATCCATGTCGCCGCCCAGAATTTGGGAGAGGACGTGGAAGGCGGTGGTTTCCTCCTTGTCTTTGGCGGGAGTGGCAAAACCGCCCAAATGGATGATGGCCTGTCCGGAACCAAGCTTGTGAATCCTGTGTTTCACCGGGCTGGGAATGGGGGGAGGAACTTCGTTATTTTCCGGGCTGGGCTGGCTTTTACGCGTGCCAAACAGCGCGGCGGCGAGGCTTGCCACTTCATCCGGGGGCAGGGGAGCCACCACGCAGAGGGTGAAACGGTTGGGCTGATAGTAGGTTTGATGCCAATCCATCACCTCCTGGGGCTTCAGTTTGAGCAGGGAACTGATTCCGCCGGGAAAGCCAGTGTAAAGACTTCCCGCGCCAAGCAGGGTTTTGAACCAACGGTTAAACGCTTGACTGACGGGGTTTTGTTTGTCTCTGCGCAACATGTCCACGGTTGAATGTTTAAGCAAATTGATGTGGCTGGTTTCGAAGGCGGGGAGCTGGAAAATCTCTGCCAAAATGGCGAGGGCGGTGGGAAGCGAGCTGTGAAAGCATTTTCCGCGGAAGATGGTGCAATCCGGCTGGGGCTCAACATTCAGGCTGATGCCGTGTTGGCGGCTGGTTTTTAGAAGCTGGGTATGGCTGTGAAGACGGGTGGAGTGCATCATTCCGCCGGAACAAAGATAGTTTATGCCTCTTCGTGCGGGGCTTTCCCAAAGCTGACTGATTTCGGTGGCAAGAGCGACTCCGCAAACCGGCCTCTCGGGTTGACGGCGGTAGATGAATTTCAGACCGTTGTCGAAAGTGGTCGTGTAAAGCTCATCAGTGTGGGCTTTTGGCTTGATAAAATGAGTGGGAGAGGGGATGGCAATTTCGTCAGGAAGCTCGGTTTGGGTGGTTTTCTTGTTCGAGGGTTTTCTGTTGGCGGGAGCGGGGGTCAAATCAGCTTTTTGGGGGGATTGGTGGATAATCTGAAGCCTGTCCGGAGTCCAGTATTTACGCGCAGCCCGCACCACATCGTCCACACCCAGAGGCATGATTTGTTCTTCATAATCATAGAGCTTTTCAAAACCGTCGATGAATTCCTCGGCGCCAATCATTCCCGCCAGGTTTTCCACGCCGTCAAAGCCAAAAAGCCAGGTGTTAATCACGTCCCGTTTAATCAGTTCCAACTCGCCGGGGTCGATGTTTCCAGCCAAAAGGCTTTGCAGTTCTTCGTTGAAGGCGGTCAAAAGCCGGTTTTGGAGCTTGGGGCGCAGGGGAGAGGCGACAATGGAGGAAACGCCATCCAGCATCCCGCTGAAGGATGATACTTTCACCGAGGAAACGAGCTTTTCACACTCCACAATCCGTTTGTAAAGGCGTGAGGCGGGACCCACAGCCAGCCAGCGTTGAGCCAGCATCAGGGCGTCAGAATCGGGATGAGCGTCCGCAAGTTCAGGCAGAATCCACGCCAGATATTCCTGGGAGTTTTTGCGCCAGAGACGAGCTTTGGCGGGGGTTTCCAAGCTTTCAGAATGGGAGGGTAAAACAGGCGGATTGGAGCCAGGTTCCCAATGGCCAAAAATCTTGTCGATGGCGGCAGCGCTGGTTTTGGGGTCAAAATCGCCCACCACCACCAAAAAAGAGTTCTGGGGACGGTAATAGGCGCTGTGAAAGGCTCGCAGCTCCTTCAAGCCGGCTTTGGAAAGCGAGGATTTGGTTCCCAAAACGGGACGGCGGAGAGGGCTATTTTGGAAGGCGGAATCCTGGATGAAGCTGAGAAA
The Candidatus Cloacimonadota bacterium genome window above contains:
- a CDS encoding insulinase family protein; translated protein: MTLSQLRRATAGFLSNRFKYILHQDASNPVLCLQLFIRMGSCWEAPDEGGYSHFLEHLVFKSTRHFGYNEISSHISDLGGTLNAYTDFDCTCYYLLLPSEYLNEGLKVLAELAIHPTFGSEDVKLEKDIIIEEMEQTKNDPEMDFLSFIQDSAFQNSPLRRPVLGTKSSLSKAGLKELRAFHSAYYRPQNSFLVVVGDFDPKTSAAAIDKIFGHWEPGSNPPVLPSHSESLETPAKARLWRKNSQEYLAWILPELADAHPDSDALMLAQRWLAVGPASRLYKRIVECEKLVSSVKVSSFSGMLDGVSSIVASPLRPKLQNRLLTAFNEELQSLLAGNIDPGELELIKRDVINTWLFGFDGVENLAGMIGAEEFIDGFEKLYDYEEQIMPLGVDDVVRAARKYWTPDRLQIIHQSPQKADLTPAPANRKPSNKKTTQTELPDEIAIPSPTHFIKPKAHTDELYTTTFDNGLKFIYRRQPERPVCGVALATEISQLWESPARRGINYLCSGGMMHSTRLHSHTQLLKTSRQHGISLNVEPQPDCTIFRGKCFHSSLPTALAILAEIFQLPAFETSHINLLKHSTVDMLRRDKQNPVSQAFNRWFKTLLGAGSLYTGFPGGISSLLKLKPQEVMDWHQTYYQPNRFTLCVVAPLPPDEVASLAAALFGTRKSQPSPENNEVPPPIPSPVKHRIHKLGSGQAIIHLGGFATPAKDKEETTAFHVLSQILGGDMDSRLFNLVREKYGYAYQTGLEYNSTKELGWWYAYSFSDPDDAQACLKLTREVIAEVCAHGVEESELLRAQNYLCGMNRFEAESPSLQALMLSSLGALGYDPDYFLRREQRIRAVTLEEIGQVAEKWLQNSNQWSHILL